Proteins found in one Planctomycetes bacterium MalM25 genomic segment:
- the pglF gene encoding UDP-N-acetyl-alpha-D-glucosamine C6 dehydratase, with the protein MSATFKRWTTLTLLAMLAAGTFAAAYALRFGGAIPSAHLGTMGIMTLCALGVKLFSFCWHRLDQNVNRYIGFHDLLTIAKATTWATVGLTFMDAFILPEIAAPRGVLLIDWGTTLVALGLLRSAPRAYRDLRMSLAGESGRRVLIVGANDDGEALLRTLRLDRRRPVEPIGFVDPDPRHQGQHIGGVPVVGTPDDLPRLIASLAAAEVLVAGELPGRVVRAVMADAQNADVPVRVLPTYEQLLQGSVAIGPRDVSIEDLLRRDPVQLDDQAIGEWLAGQTVLVTGSSGSIGSEICRQLLSRGPGKLIALDRSETGQFFLERELEALAPGVAEVVLADTTDRERLDAVFAEHRPSVVFHAAAYKHVPLMERHPGEAIKNIALATRNVADAAETAGCESFVMVSTDKAVNPTSVMGACKQMAERYVQAKSVGSDTRFVTVRFGNVLDSAGSVIPIFRQQIARGGPVTVTHEEINRYFMMIPEAAQLVIQAGCMGAGGEIFVLDMGEPVRIVDLARDMIRLSGLKEGEDIELRITGLRPGEKLYEELYNDSELHKPTSHEKIMTADCTAQPLIRVLHEIGRLEEVIDAPPSDALATLETIVPRVASEAPAIRAAA; encoded by the coding sequence ATGAGCGCCACGTTCAAACGCTGGACCACGCTGACGCTCCTGGCGATGCTCGCCGCGGGGACGTTCGCCGCCGCGTACGCGCTGCGGTTCGGCGGCGCCATTCCCTCGGCCCATCTGGGCACGATGGGCATCATGACGCTGTGCGCCCTGGGGGTGAAGCTCTTCTCGTTCTGCTGGCACCGGCTCGATCAGAACGTTAATCGTTACATCGGCTTCCACGACCTGCTGACCATCGCCAAGGCGACGACCTGGGCGACCGTTGGCCTGACCTTTATGGACGCCTTCATCCTGCCGGAGATCGCGGCTCCGCGGGGGGTGTTGCTGATCGATTGGGGCACGACGCTCGTGGCGCTCGGCCTGCTGCGATCGGCGCCACGCGCCTACCGCGACCTGCGGATGAGCCTCGCCGGTGAGTCCGGGCGCCGCGTGCTGATCGTTGGCGCCAACGACGACGGCGAGGCGTTGCTCCGCACGCTGCGGCTCGATCGCCGGCGTCCCGTGGAGCCGATCGGCTTCGTCGATCCCGATCCTCGCCACCAGGGCCAGCACATCGGCGGGGTGCCGGTCGTTGGAACGCCCGACGACCTTCCGCGGCTGATCGCCTCGCTTGCGGCGGCCGAGGTGCTCGTCGCCGGCGAGCTGCCGGGGCGGGTGGTGCGGGCCGTCATGGCCGACGCTCAGAACGCCGACGTGCCGGTGCGCGTCCTGCCGACCTACGAACAGCTGCTGCAAGGATCGGTTGCAATCGGGCCGCGCGACGTCTCGATCGAAGACCTCCTGCGCCGCGATCCGGTCCAGCTGGACGATCAAGCGATCGGCGAATGGCTCGCCGGGCAGACCGTGCTGGTCACCGGCAGCTCCGGATCGATCGGCTCGGAGATCTGCCGCCAGTTGCTGAGTCGCGGCCCGGGAAAGCTGATCGCTCTCGACCGCAGCGAAACGGGTCAGTTCTTCCTCGAGCGAGAACTCGAAGCGCTCGCCCCCGGCGTGGCCGAAGTGGTGCTCGCCGACACGACCGACCGCGAGCGGCTCGACGCCGTCTTTGCGGAGCACCGGCCGAGCGTCGTGTTCCACGCCGCCGCGTACAAGCACGTGCCGCTGATGGAACGCCACCCGGGCGAGGCGATCAAGAACATCGCGCTCGCGACACGCAACGTCGCCGACGCCGCGGAAACGGCCGGGTGCGAGAGCTTCGTCATGGTCAGCACCGACAAGGCGGTCAATCCGACCAGCGTGATGGGCGCCTGCAAGCAGATGGCCGAGCGCTACGTGCAAGCGAAGAGCGTCGGCTCCGACACGCGGTTCGTGACCGTCCGCTTCGGCAACGTGCTCGACTCGGCGGGCAGCGTCATCCCGATCTTCCGCCAGCAGATCGCCCGTGGCGGCCCGGTCACGGTGACCCACGAGGAGATCAACCGCTACTTCATGATGATCCCCGAGGCGGCCCAGCTGGTCATCCAAGCGGGCTGCATGGGCGCCGGCGGCGAGATCTTCGTCCTGGACATGGGCGAGCCGGTCCGCATCGTTGATCTGGCGCGCGACATGATCCGGCTGAGCGGACTGAAAGAGGGCGAGGACATCGAGCTGCGCATCACCGGCCTGCGTCCCGGCGAGAAGCTCTACGAGGAGCTCTACAACGACAGCGAATTGCACAAGCCGACATCGCACGAGAAGATCATGACCGCCGACTGCACCGCTCAGCCGCTGATCCGCGTGCTGCACGAAATCGGCCGGCTCGAAGAGGTCATCGACGCCCCACCCAGCGACGCCCTAGCGACGCTCGAGACGATCGTGCCGCGTGTCGCGAGCGAAGCCCCGGCGATCCGCGCGGCGGCCTAG
- a CDS encoding O-Antigen ligase, whose amino-acid sequence MFDLRIAWLFTKSPSRRRVAEWLLHATDAGLVGVFLVTALVLGGRHDIGRLIYAASVALSALALAARAGLLRTTLQMPTWPSVVAALAIAIPVVQILPLPQSVLTFLAPGHAQLLPMWTADSPFGEWRTVSLAPRETFEAIALIVTHVLLFFVLINRLKEVSDIRRLLGGIGFVALGMAALAVLQSSSSNGKVLWVYDYPYDRFHDGVQGAFTNRNHLAHFLAFGVAAFVPAVLSQVRVPSSKYSHRRKPKLSPRLLLGLAAVVFMLMTLLATMSRGGVAALVAGIIAAIIARWCVSGFRLVEAIGLAAIVCTVLIAVSSFDYDRVTNRLDDLVSGEIEQLDANSARRLIWEANAEAFAANPWFGSGAGGHRYFYPAYFDEPAVKEYTHAESGYVQIASECGVAGLVVLILALTTFGWWVLGVLRGAQTPERMLIGSCLFGGLMVTATHSVVDFVWYVPSLGALAIGFAAIAYRLTQLPDSEPDPERTSQRRPQRHESLSSWWSIGGVALAAPAAVACLIGPACGSISWDRYVRVAKNTTALRLQALEEGTAEDVNLHATIEENNARAQGLLERVLAADPGNARASVRCAQRCALAFGDKVAQGDNPMTLDLIRDAAINGGFASVNEVREWATRAFGPSLPLLAESHRHARVAIKMCPLEAQAYLQCASLAFLTGESVPLDRWIEQAIRLRPQDGGVRYEAARLLHASGSLGEALTQYRESLRLPGSHRNQLVATLASFMPATVFLEAMRPDCAATELVFAAYHQTGSQEDLIAIAEHAEKALLAADGDAPRDAARRWRQLAMINRAIDRCEAAVECAQRALEALPYNFWVRHELAMALNRAERFDEAEPHLRWCLARRPDLRYLQQMLKLGAKRRGEEERLAREKQRLEARLASLAAARRQATQTEPNNDPSGKTSVE is encoded by the coding sequence ATGTTCGATCTCCGTATCGCCTGGCTGTTCACGAAGTCCCCTTCACGCAGGAGGGTGGCCGAGTGGCTCCTGCACGCCACCGACGCCGGCTTGGTGGGGGTCTTCTTGGTCACCGCGTTGGTGCTCGGCGGCCGGCACGACATCGGGCGGCTGATCTACGCGGCGTCGGTGGCTCTGTCCGCGTTGGCGCTAGCGGCCCGTGCGGGGTTGCTAAGGACCACGCTGCAGATGCCCACTTGGCCTAGTGTCGTGGCGGCTCTGGCAATCGCCATCCCAGTGGTTCAGATCTTGCCGTTGCCTCAGTCAGTCCTCACTTTCTTGGCGCCCGGGCACGCTCAGCTGCTTCCGATGTGGACCGCCGATTCACCGTTTGGTGAGTGGCGGACCGTGTCTCTGGCACCGCGAGAGACGTTCGAGGCGATCGCCTTGATCGTCACCCACGTTCTACTGTTCTTCGTTCTTATCAATCGATTGAAGGAGGTCTCCGACATCCGCCGACTGCTGGGGGGGATCGGATTCGTCGCGTTGGGAATGGCGGCGCTCGCTGTACTGCAGAGCAGTAGCTCGAATGGTAAAGTCCTTTGGGTGTATGACTATCCTTACGATCGCTTTCACGATGGGGTGCAGGGGGCCTTCACCAACCGCAATCACTTGGCTCATTTCCTCGCCTTCGGCGTGGCGGCTTTTGTTCCGGCGGTTCTGAGCCAGGTTAGAGTTCCGAGTTCGAAGTACTCGCATCGCCGGAAGCCGAAGCTCTCGCCCCGGTTACTACTCGGATTGGCAGCGGTCGTCTTCATGTTGATGACGTTGCTGGCGACCATGTCGCGTGGCGGTGTCGCCGCCTTGGTGGCCGGAATCATAGCGGCGATTATTGCCCGCTGGTGTGTCAGTGGGTTCCGGCTGGTTGAGGCGATCGGGCTCGCAGCGATCGTTTGCACGGTGCTCATCGCCGTCTCGTCATTCGATTACGATCGTGTGACCAACCGCCTCGACGACCTCGTGTCGGGCGAGATCGAACAGCTCGACGCGAACAGTGCCCGTCGCCTCATCTGGGAAGCCAACGCCGAGGCGTTTGCCGCAAACCCTTGGTTTGGTAGTGGCGCCGGAGGGCACCGCTACTTCTACCCAGCGTACTTCGATGAGCCCGCCGTCAAGGAGTACACCCACGCCGAGTCGGGCTACGTGCAAATCGCCAGCGAGTGCGGCGTGGCCGGCCTGGTCGTCCTGATACTCGCCTTGACGACCTTCGGCTGGTGGGTGCTGGGAGTGCTGCGCGGTGCGCAGACTCCTGAGCGGATGCTGATCGGTTCGTGCCTGTTCGGCGGGCTGATGGTGACCGCGACGCACTCGGTAGTCGACTTCGTTTGGTACGTCCCTAGCCTCGGCGCGTTGGCGATCGGCTTTGCCGCTATCGCCTACCGGTTGACACAACTACCTGATTCAGAGCCAGACCCTGAAAGGACCTCGCAACGCCGGCCTCAGAGGCATGAGAGCCTATCCTCCTGGTGGAGCATAGGCGGGGTCGCCCTCGCCGCCCCAGCGGCGGTCGCCTGCTTGATCGGGCCGGCTTGCGGTTCCATCTCGTGGGATCGTTATGTCCGCGTGGCGAAGAACACCACCGCCCTGAGGCTCCAAGCACTCGAGGAGGGGACGGCCGAGGACGTCAACTTGCACGCCACGATCGAAGAGAACAACGCCCGCGCTCAAGGTCTGCTTGAGCGAGTCTTAGCTGCCGACCCTGGGAATGCGAGGGCGAGCGTTCGTTGCGCCCAACGCTGCGCCCTCGCGTTCGGCGATAAGGTCGCTCAGGGTGATAACCCGATGACGCTTGACCTAATCCGCGACGCGGCGATTAACGGCGGGTTCGCTTCAGTCAACGAGGTCCGTGAGTGGGCTACCCGCGCCTTCGGACCCTCGTTGCCGCTGCTCGCCGAATCCCACCGCCACGCCCGAGTGGCGATCAAAATGTGCCCGCTCGAGGCGCAAGCCTACCTGCAGTGCGCGAGCCTCGCTTTCCTTACGGGCGAGTCAGTTCCGCTGGATCGTTGGATCGAGCAGGCGATCCGCTTGCGTCCGCAGGACGGAGGCGTCCGCTACGAGGCCGCCCGGCTGCTCCACGCATCGGGGAGCCTCGGTGAGGCACTCACGCAGTACCGCGAGAGCCTCCGCCTGCCGGGCAGCCATCGCAACCAGTTGGTGGCGACACTCGCGTCGTTCATGCCGGCGACCGTCTTTCTAGAAGCAATGCGCCCTGATTGCGCAGCGACCGAGCTGGTCTTTGCCGCCTACCACCAGACCGGTTCCCAGGAGGACCTTATTGCGATCGCGGAGCACGCCGAGAAAGCGTTGCTAGCAGCCGATGGCGACGCCCCACGGGACGCGGCTCGCCGCTGGCGGCAGCTCGCGATGATCAACCGGGCGATCGACCGCTGCGAAGCCGCTGTGGAGTGCGCTCAGCGTGCTCTGGAGGCCTTGCCCTACAACTTCTGGGTCCGCCACGAGCTGGCGATGGCGCTGAACCGGGCCGAGCGGTTCGACGAGGCCGAGCCGCACCTGCGATGGTGCCTTGCCCGGCGGCCCGATCTCCGCTATTTGCAGCAGATGCTGAAGCTCGGAGCCAAACGCCGTGGCGAAGAGGAGCGGCTCGCTCGCGAGAAGCAGCGGCTTGAGGCCCGGTTGGCCTCCTTGGCAGCAGCACGCCGACAGGCCACGCAAACCGAACCCAACAACGACCCCTCAGGCAAGACAAGCGTCGAATGA
- a CDS encoding Putative tyrosine-protein kinase in cps region produces MGTAIEEYSNRQDALAEPALGGGGDAFESLVRLVRIVRYRHQAVLWIVAGCLALGLTYYAMAPRYYRSEARLQVIDQSGEDLASISEQSGTDSLMATQREVVRSSEVIRRAIERLSPEHRVDLADTPPRKWISSINSRLSASTVRKTNIIRLGYESLDPETAAAVVRAVLDSYLDFVSESHRGAAADFLDKLIVQREKFETELANKQVQLLQIRERIGHLALPDRENVVDPIVARAIHLNESLLEAQRERIEIEASQATIQSAIDNGSDLSRHLALVEESLGEQAVLAAMGMGPNDLEVLAVQQSRLLDLRMELQKVAPFYGPAHPQVATLQQQVAGVEQYLASYRSDTTGRPGGLADAELGPMLMGMLDQAWRQAVQREQQITESFAAARAEASKQSGDLVRVEMLQREINRIEEHNKLSYEKMQSIDLQQVSAPIQTTIVEEPLPSERPASPQLRMVLAASLLGGLVLGVGVVYTQDLLDDRFGSPEEMAHQLGCRVLSVVRELQPLASHGLQAVQMFAKPQATESEAFRTLRTAITLGAEVSDRLVISSSEPSDGKTTISSNLAVSYAQTGKRTLLIDCDLRKPGLTALMDLKRMPGVTDILTAGGDIAAIAERCVRRTDLETLDVIPAGPRRPDPAELLLGPNLAELLAWADSRYDQVLLDCPPILAVSDAQIAARLVDGVVLVVTPEKNHRRLVSRACDSFLTSGTPLLGVVANRITEQAGKGYGYGYGYGYGHDDTAEALEEKPLAA; encoded by the coding sequence ATGGGAACCGCGATCGAGGAATACTCAAATCGGCAAGACGCTCTAGCCGAGCCGGCGCTCGGCGGCGGTGGCGATGCTTTCGAATCGCTTGTGCGTCTGGTTCGCATCGTGCGATACCGCCATCAGGCCGTTCTGTGGATTGTGGCGGGTTGCTTGGCGCTGGGGTTGACTTACTACGCGATGGCGCCCCGGTATTATCGGTCGGAGGCCCGCTTGCAGGTGATTGACCAGAGCGGCGAAGACTTGGCTAGTATCAGCGAGCAGTCGGGGACGGATTCCCTGATGGCGACTCAGAGGGAAGTGGTGCGGAGCTCTGAGGTCATCCGCCGAGCGATCGAACGGTTGTCACCAGAGCACCGTGTCGATCTGGCTGATACGCCTCCGCGGAAATGGATCTCCTCGATCAACAGCCGCCTATCTGCTTCCACGGTCCGCAAGACAAACATCATCCGACTCGGCTACGAGTCGCTCGATCCCGAGACCGCCGCCGCAGTGGTTCGGGCGGTACTCGATTCTTACCTCGATTTTGTGTCGGAGTCGCACCGGGGCGCTGCGGCGGACTTCCTCGACAAGCTCATCGTGCAGCGAGAGAAGTTTGAGACTGAACTTGCCAACAAGCAGGTTCAGCTGTTGCAGATTCGCGAGCGGATCGGCCACCTAGCTCTGCCGGACCGAGAGAACGTCGTAGATCCGATCGTCGCCCGTGCGATTCACTTGAACGAGTCTCTGTTGGAAGCTCAGCGCGAGCGGATCGAGATCGAGGCCTCTCAGGCGACGATCCAGTCTGCGATCGATAACGGGTCCGACCTCTCGCGCCACTTGGCTCTGGTTGAGGAGAGCCTCGGCGAGCAAGCGGTATTGGCGGCGATGGGGATGGGCCCGAACGACTTGGAGGTGCTCGCGGTTCAGCAGAGCCGCCTGCTGGACTTACGTATGGAACTGCAGAAGGTGGCCCCCTTCTACGGGCCGGCCCATCCGCAGGTGGCGACTCTGCAGCAACAGGTCGCCGGCGTTGAGCAGTACCTCGCCTCCTACCGCAGTGACACCACCGGTCGCCCCGGCGGGCTCGCGGACGCCGAACTCGGCCCGATGCTGATGGGCATGCTCGATCAAGCTTGGCGGCAGGCTGTGCAACGCGAGCAACAGATCACGGAGTCATTCGCGGCCGCCCGCGCCGAGGCCTCGAAGCAGAGCGGTGACCTCGTCAGGGTCGAGATGCTCCAGCGTGAGATCAACCGGATCGAGGAACACAACAAGCTCTCCTACGAGAAGATGCAGAGCATCGACCTCCAGCAGGTCAGCGCCCCGATCCAAACGACAATCGTCGAAGAGCCCTTGCCGAGTGAACGCCCTGCTTCTCCGCAGCTCCGCATGGTTCTCGCGGCGTCCCTGCTTGGCGGCCTTGTCCTTGGAGTGGGTGTTGTCTACACGCAGGATCTCCTTGACGATCGCTTCGGGTCACCTGAAGAGATGGCGCACCAGCTCGGTTGCCGGGTGCTGTCGGTGGTCCGCGAGCTGCAGCCACTCGCCTCACACGGCCTGCAAGCTGTGCAGATGTTCGCGAAGCCACAGGCGACCGAATCGGAGGCTTTCCGCACGCTGCGGACCGCGATCACCCTGGGCGCCGAGGTCTCCGACCGTCTGGTTATCTCCAGCTCAGAGCCGAGTGACGGCAAGACGACGATCTCCTCAAACCTGGCGGTCTCCTACGCGCAGACCGGAAAGCGTACCTTGCTGATCGATTGCGACCTGCGCAAGCCGGGCCTTACCGCCCTGATGGACCTCAAGCGGATGCCGGGTGTTACTGACATCCTGACGGCCGGTGGTGACATTGCGGCGATCGCCGAGCGGTGTGTGCGTCGGACCGATCTCGAAACACTCGACGTGATACCCGCTGGTCCTCGCCGGCCCGACCCCGCCGAATTGCTGCTGGGCCCGAACTTGGCGGAGCTGCTCGCCTGGGCCGATTCGCGCTATGACCAAGTGCTGCTCGATTGCCCACCGATCCTCGCCGTGAGCGACGCGCAGATCGCCGCCCGCCTGGTTGATGGCGTTGTGCTTGTGGTGACCCCCGAGAAGAATCATCGCCGCCTCGTCTCGCGGGCGTGCGATTCGTTCCTCACATCGGGCACGCCGCTGCTGGGGGTCGTCGCGAACCGCATCACGGAGCAAGCCGGTAAGGGCTACGGTTACGGTTACGGATACGGATACGGCCACGATGACACGGCCGAAGCGCTCGAAGAGAAACCGCTCGCCGCCTAA
- a CDS encoding Polysaccharide biosynthesis/export protein codes for MAGCQSGYQRAHALPLGMRATPMAGKERMRLGGLLAATAPSSAVGPGDLLEATIATGMAGEEPMVHQTRVAADGSIDTPLIGRVAVAGIEPSQAADQIASAAVARGIYVRPQVSVVVAEQATHQITVLGAVDEPGVQDLPRSGCDVLTAVAAAGGFTDEAGTVVEVLRSSSLPIAATTPGGDGSEVQQVSFDAPALPGGTAAAESIDLSDPSKLPPGQLALNDRDVIVVRPREKRVIHVTGLVEAPDQFELLEDHDFRILDAIAMAGGVTTPIADKVLIVRQMEGAPEPVVIQASVSRAKKDGSENLILQAGDLVSVESTAATVALSTFQNLFRITMGVGGNLSLF; via the coding sequence ATGGCCGGTTGCCAGTCCGGCTACCAGCGTGCCCACGCCTTGCCCCTGGGCATGCGCGCCACGCCGATGGCCGGCAAGGAACGCATGCGACTCGGCGGACTGCTAGCGGCGACGGCGCCGAGCAGCGCGGTCGGACCGGGCGATCTGCTCGAAGCCACGATCGCGACCGGCATGGCGGGCGAGGAGCCGATGGTGCATCAGACCCGCGTCGCCGCCGATGGATCGATCGACACCCCCCTCATCGGCCGCGTGGCGGTCGCCGGGATCGAGCCCTCTCAGGCGGCGGATCAGATTGCCTCCGCCGCCGTGGCTCGCGGCATCTACGTGCGACCTCAGGTGAGTGTCGTCGTCGCTGAACAGGCGACTCATCAGATTACGGTATTAGGGGCCGTCGATGAACCAGGCGTTCAGGACCTTCCTCGCTCTGGATGCGACGTGCTGACCGCCGTCGCCGCGGCAGGTGGATTCACGGACGAAGCGGGCACGGTGGTCGAGGTGCTGAGGTCCTCCTCCTTGCCGATCGCTGCCACGACTCCCGGGGGCGACGGCAGCGAAGTCCAGCAGGTTTCGTTTGACGCGCCCGCCCTTCCGGGCGGGACTGCCGCCGCGGAATCGATCGATCTCTCCGACCCGTCGAAGCTGCCACCCGGTCAGCTTGCTCTGAACGACCGCGACGTGATCGTCGTCCGGCCACGAGAGAAGCGGGTGATCCATGTCACGGGCCTTGTCGAGGCTCCGGACCAGTTCGAGCTTCTCGAAGACCACGACTTCCGTATCCTAGACGCCATCGCCATGGCGGGTGGCGTGACCACGCCCATCGCCGACAAGGTGCTCATCGTCCGACAGATGGAAGGCGCCCCTGAGCCGGTCGTGATCCAGGCCAGTGTTTCGCGTGCCAAGAAGGATGGCTCTGAGAACCTAATCCTCCAAGCCGGCGATCTCGTGAGCGTCGAATCGACCGCCGCCACGGTGGCGCTAAGCACCTTCCAGAACTTGTTCCGCATCACGATGGGCGTCGGCGGCAACTTGTCGCTCTTCTGA
- the capD gene encoding UDP-glucose 4-epimerase → MYKNKTLLVTGGTGSFGNDFVRLVLREDDPKRVIVFSRDEKKQHDMRLSLDDDRVSFVIGDIREPRSIATAMRGVDCVFHAAALKQVPSCEFFPIEAVRTNVLGTHNVLEAAEENGVEKLVVLSTDKAVQPINAMGQTKALMEKLTFARSRSDQSQVTYCGVRYGNVMYSRGSVIPLFISQIKAGKPLTITEPRMTRLLLPLAEAVRLVTFAMEHGRQGDLFVRKAVSATVQTLADGLLKLFEADNPIKIVGVREGEKLHEVLVTSEELAHAEEFDYYYRVPCEGGRDYDRYFTQGDLSARFREEGYTSANAPLLSVDEVQQLLLQLPDVRDELESWRGGKKTSLRVVA, encoded by the coding sequence ATGTACAAGAACAAGACGCTGCTAGTGACCGGAGGGACCGGTTCCTTCGGCAACGATTTCGTGCGTCTCGTATTGCGAGAGGACGACCCCAAGCGGGTAATCGTCTTCAGCCGCGACGAGAAGAAGCAGCATGACATGCGGCTCTCCCTCGACGACGACCGCGTGTCGTTCGTCATCGGAGACATCCGCGAACCGCGGAGCATCGCCACCGCCATGCGGGGCGTCGATTGCGTGTTCCACGCCGCGGCGCTCAAGCAGGTCCCCTCGTGCGAGTTCTTCCCGATCGAGGCGGTCCGAACCAACGTGCTGGGCACGCACAACGTGCTCGAGGCGGCCGAGGAGAACGGCGTCGAGAAGCTCGTCGTCCTCAGCACCGACAAGGCCGTCCAACCGATCAACGCCATGGGCCAGACCAAGGCCCTCATGGAGAAGCTCACCTTCGCCAGGTCGCGCTCCGACCAATCGCAGGTCACGTACTGCGGCGTGCGTTACGGCAACGTCATGTACTCACGCGGCTCGGTGATCCCGCTGTTCATCTCGCAGATCAAGGCGGGCAAGCCGCTCACGATCACCGAACCCCGCATGACCCGGCTGCTGCTGCCCCTCGCCGAGGCGGTGCGGCTAGTGACCTTCGCCATGGAGCACGGCCGGCAGGGCGACCTGTTCGTCCGCAAGGCGGTCTCCGCCACGGTGCAGACGCTCGCCGACGGGCTGCTGAAGTTGTTCGAAGCGGACAACCCGATCAAGATCGTCGGTGTCCGCGAGGGCGAGAAGCTCCACGAGGTGCTGGTCACCTCCGAGGAACTGGCTCACGCCGAAGAGTTCGACTACTACTACCGCGTCCCCTGCGAAGGGGGACGCGACTACGACCGCTACTTCACGCAGGGCGACCTCTCGGCCCGCTTCCGCGAAGAGGGTTACACCTCGGCGAACGCGCCGCTGCTCTCGGTCGATGAGGTGCAGCAACTGCTGCTTCAACTCCCCGATGTCCGTGACGAGCTCGAATCGTGGCGTGGCGGCAAGAAAACCAGCCTGCGGGTGGTAGCATGA
- a CDS encoding NAD dependent epimerase/dehydratase family protein yields MSKTIGVTGPGGFVARWAIERLGREAACDVVTLERTSWEKHSELRDFVARCDVILHLAGINRADDTLLENGNAELARLLTAACREAGATPHIVYSSTTKREEDSPYGRGKRKAESELEAWAAEAGGAVTTLVIPNVYGAGCRPYYNSAVATFCHQLTHEEQPQVHEDRKIELLWVSDLADCLTEIALDAPPAEPIVERLRGDVELKVTELLAVLEEFRSAYFDREVVPDLTTPWRASLYGTFLSHLELDDHRHRPPVHTDERGGLCEVIKTDGGGQVFFSTTAPGVTRGNHYHTRKIEWFCVVRGEATIRLRPIGGDAVHEFHVSGASPEFISIPVMHTHSIENTGSDELLTMFWCNELFDADDADTHYLPVAA; encoded by the coding sequence ATGAGCAAGACGATCGGCGTCACCGGCCCCGGCGGCTTTGTCGCCCGTTGGGCGATCGAACGGCTCGGGCGCGAAGCGGCGTGCGACGTCGTCACGCTCGAGCGCACGAGCTGGGAGAAGCACAGCGAGCTGCGCGATTTCGTCGCCCGCTGCGATGTGATCCTGCACCTGGCCGGTATTAACCGGGCGGACGACACCTTGCTGGAGAACGGCAACGCCGAGCTCGCCCGCCTGCTCACCGCCGCCTGCCGCGAAGCGGGCGCGACGCCGCACATCGTCTATTCCTCGACGACCAAACGAGAAGAAGACTCCCCGTACGGCCGCGGAAAGCGGAAGGCGGAGAGCGAGCTGGAGGCCTGGGCGGCGGAGGCGGGCGGAGCGGTCACGACGCTCGTCATCCCGAACGTCTACGGCGCCGGCTGCCGGCCGTACTACAACTCGGCGGTCGCCACCTTCTGTCATCAGCTCACGCACGAGGAACAACCGCAGGTCCACGAGGACCGGAAAATCGAGCTGCTGTGGGTCAGCGACCTCGCGGACTGCCTGACCGAGATCGCGTTGGACGCGCCGCCGGCCGAACCGATCGTCGAACGCCTGCGCGGCGATGTCGAACTGAAAGTCACCGAGCTGCTGGCCGTGCTCGAAGAGTTCCGCTCCGCGTACTTCGACCGTGAAGTCGTGCCCGATCTGACGACCCCCTGGCGGGCGAGCCTGTACGGCACGTTCCTGTCACACCTCGAACTGGACGACCACCGCCACCGCCCGCCGGTCCACACGGACGAGCGCGGCGGGCTCTGCGAGGTCATCAAGACCGACGGCGGCGGCCAGGTCTTCTTCTCGACCACCGCCCCCGGCGTGACGCGCGGCAATCACTACCACACCCGCAAGATCGAGTGGTTCTGCGTCGTCCGCGGCGAGGCGACCATCCGCTTGCGGCCGATCGGCGGCGACGCCGTCCACGAGTTCCACGTCTCCGGGGCGAGCCCCGAATTCATCTCGATCCCGGTCATGCACACGCACTCCATCGAGAACACGGGCAGCGATGAGCTGCTGACCATGTTCTGGTGCAACGAGCTGTTCGACGCCGACGACGCCGACACCCACTACCTGCCCGTGGCCGCCTGA